The Kluyveromyces marxianus DMKU3-1042 DNA, complete genome, chromosome 6 genome window below encodes:
- the IES3 gene encoding Ies3p, whose product MTSEEIPKNKPSAEELQNVPLEWSKRAVARYKVAPLHMSADDDRKSGNKRHIVAIDDSLKINYEVIRHIPGQLAQGEEIEDINRLKLVHYKDSLNKMHEEFISIWQKADDDIEESDYTNLDEPTLLEHKKWLTELNEKLKSDYSEAIQLEKKWFLLKEILLEACTRLDLCSDSNPLLNKNQITLDESKGTLL is encoded by the coding sequence ATGACCTCAGAAGAAATACCCAAGAACAAACCGTCTGCAGAAGAACTCCAGAACGTACCGTTAGAATGGAGCAAAAGGGCCGTGGCCCGCTACAAAGTGGCTCCTTTACACATGTCGGCCGACGACGACCGCAAATCAGGCAACAAAAGACACATAGTTGCCATTGATGACTCCCTCAAAATCAACTACGAGGTCATTCGCCATATCCCGGGCCAGCTAGCCCAGGGAGAAGAGATCGAAGATATAAACAGGCTCAAACTGGTTCACTACAAAGACTCCCTCAACAAAATGCACGAAGAGTTTATAAGCATATGGCAAAAGGCAGACGACGATATAGAGGAATCAGACTACACAAATCTGGACGAACCAACGCTTCTCGAGCACAAGAAATGGCTAACAGAGCTGAACGAAAAGCTCAAATCGGACTATTCAGAAGCCATCCAGCTGGAGAAAAAGTGGTTCTTGCTCAAGGAAATACTGCTAGAAGCATGTACGAGGCTAGACCTTTGCTCGGACTCAAACCCACTCCTAAATAAAAACCAGATAACCCTAGATGAATCAAAGGGAACGCTGCTATAG